The Syngnathus typhle isolate RoL2023-S1 ecotype Sweden linkage group LG6, RoL_Styp_1.0, whole genome shotgun sequence genome has a window encoding:
- the zmp:0000000529 gene encoding WD repeat-containing protein 20 produces MAGDGGALKDINEIKSQFRTREGFYKLLTLSDSQQRSGLPRGSSAGATLGPAAGAGPIPSAGVGLLQGPGAAAAAAAVASSTNAAANSSPAGFLPPVRVSMVKLQPEDPGEESERVCFNIGRELYFYTYTNIKKAVDLSKPIDKRIYKGTQPTCHDFNQYSASADSVALIVGFSAGQVQYLDPIKKETSKLFNEERLIDKSKVTCLKWLPKSENLFLASHASGHLYLYNVEHSCGTAAPQYLLLRQGEGFAVYACKTKTPRNPLLRWAVGEGGLNEFSFSPDGVHVACVGQDGCLRVFHFDSMELQGVMRSYFGGLLCVSWSPDGKYLATGGEDDLVTVWSFAESRVVARGHGHKSWVNVVAFDPFTTSLEDEEPMELSGSEEDLHQGGVPNNTAPHFGRVRTSSTLSRLSRHSSKGGGSAAVTYRFGSVGQDTQFCLWDLTDDILYPRLPLSRAFTNTFGPTLPTSGGGGVEGHHHPPVVGTSNPPTLPLPLPRSLSRSNSLPHPAVANTSKSQGTTEGGTGVTGSGTGTVGSGPGNAAPFSIGRFATLSLQERKSDKSVVGGGVEKEHKRYHSLGNISKSNDKINVAPRGSGRLDAAKVLGTTLCPRMHEVPLLEPLVCKKIAHERLTVLVFMDDCIITACQEGLICTWARPGKANLTAQNGNSPSGTVV; encoded by the exons ATGGCCGGAGATGGCGGCGCTCTAAAGGATATCAATGAGATTAAGTCGCAGTTCCGGACCAGAGAGGGCTTCTACAAGCTGCTCACCCTCTCCGACTCACAGCAGCGGAGCGGGCTGCCAAGGGGTTCATCCGCCGGAGCCACGCTGGGCCCCGCGGCTGGAGCCGGCCCGATTCCCAGCGCAGGGGTCGGGCTGCTGCAGGGGCCCGGAGCCGCCGCTGCAGCCGCTGCCGTCGCCTCCTCGACGAATGCCGCAGCCAACTCCTCCCCGGCGGGTTTTCTGCCGCCGGTGCGGGTCTCCATGGTCAAGCTCCAACCCGAAGACCCAGGCGAGGAGTCGGAGCGGGTGTGCTTTAATATCGGCAGGGAGCTTTATTTCTACACGTACACTAATATCAAGAAG GCAGTGGACCTGAGCAAGCCCATCGACAAGAGGATTTACAAGGGCACGCAGCCCACATgtcatgacttcaaccagtactCGGCTTCAGCTGACAGCGTGGCACTCATCGTTGGCTTCTCGGCTGGGCAGGTGCAGTACTTGGACCCCATCAAGAAGGAGACCAGCAAGCTCTTCAATGAAGAG CGTCTTATCGACAAATCCAAGGTGACGTGTCTGAAATGGCTCCCCAAGTCTGAGAACCTGTTCCTGGCCTCTCACGCCAGCGGCCACCTGTACCTCTACAACGTGGAGCACTCGTGCGGCACGGCTGCCCCTCAGTACTTGCTTCTGCGCCAAGGCGAGGGCTTTGCCGTGTACGCCTGCAAGACCAAGACACCCCGAAACCCTCTTCTACGCTGGGCCGTGGGCGAGGGCGGCCTCAATGAGTTCTCCTTCTCGCCCGACGGGGTCCACGTGGCTTGCGTGGGCCAGGACGGCTGCCTGCGGGTCTTTCATTTCGACTCCATGGAGCTCCAGGGTGTGATGAGGAGTTATTTCGGAGGCCTGTTGTGCGTCTCGTGGAGCCCAGATGGCAAGTACCTGGCCACGGGAGGCGAGGATGACTTGGTCACTGTGTGGTCCTTCGCTGAGAGCCGAGTGGTGGCCCGCGGGCACGGACACAAATCCTGGGTCAACGTGGTGGCATTTGACCCTTTCACCACCTCCCTGGAGGACGAGGAGCCTATGGAACTCAGTGGGAGTGAGGAGGACCTCCACCAGGGTGGGGTGCCCAACAACACCGCCCCACACTTTGGGCGGGTGCGCACCAGCAGCACCTTGTCACGGCTCTCCCGGCACAGCTCCAAGGGCGGCGGCTCAGCAGCCGTCACCTACCGATTTGGATCCGTCGGGCAGGACACGCAGTTTTGCCTGTGGGACCTCACAGACGACATTCTGTACCCTCGCCTGCCGCTTTCCCGCGCTTTTACCAATACTTTTGGACCCACattgcccacctctgggggtggTGGAGTGGAGGGCCACCACCACCCGCCTGTTGTTGGCACTTCCAACCCTCCTACGCTGCCTCTCCCGCTCCCTCGGTCCCTCTCCCGTTCCAATTcacttccccacccagcagtcGCAAACACCTCCAAGAGCCAGGGCACCACAGAGGGCGGTACTGGGGTAACAGGAAGCGGCACCGGTACGGTGGGTAGCGGCCCAGGTAACGCGGCGCCGTTCAGCATCGGTCGCTTTGCCACGCTTTCCCTTCAGGAGCGCAAGTCGGACAAGTCAGTGGTGGGGGGCGGGGTGGAGAAAGAACACAAGCGCTACCACAGCCTGGGTAATATCAGCAAGAGTAACGATAAGATCAACGTGGCACCGCGGGGTAGCGGTCGCCTTGACGCCGCCAAGGTGCTGGGCACCACGCTGTGCCCGCGCATGCACGAGGTGCCACTCCTGGAGCCGCTGGTATGCAAGAAGATCGCCCACGAGAGACTCACCGTGCTCGTCTTTATGGACGACTGCATCATCACGGCGTGCCAGGAGGGGCTCATCTGCACCTGGGCCAGGCCCGGCAAAGCG AACTTAACAGCACAGAATGGAAACTCTCCAAGTGGCACGGTGGTAtag
- the vwa7 gene encoding von Willebrand factor A domain-containing protein 7, with amino-acid sequence MMSQGVKKRFWKDNERIAHRFMFACLLLASPCTCFLPNFWSRVLTLSWDSYTHQYITEQAILNVTLDTLQQHQGHRAEEETRLGRSFWRAVGEVVHSNAEMDFLSSTRSDPVYHFDSERVDSAVAMLRRFWAQTLLSVRANEYQSALHSLGQLFHSLQDFYSHSNWVEMGQRSIYLHLLHPEEPAVPVAEDNTPTCMECFSATCRDNLLPRLTSRQRDVQLLTTGYFSTFPPKPEGKCSHGGMLDSSRSIGAKGGINKDSTSPLFSPHHFLHVEAAKLASDATLTVLRDLRNTVGHKTFLRLFSVKQVPALVFVMDTTGSMFEEITAARLRAHAIIRNRADLPGQPGSFLLVPFHDPQVGPVYETDDPDQFMEHMENLMALGGGDEPEMCLTAIQLALTHSPPMSEIFVFTDASPKDAHMFDVVKGLTLAKQSKVTFLLTEDPNYTIARKGSKRRKRSRQPLPPDRFSLYSALSSLSGGLTIFTSNSDIHSVSSIVEDNTAAAKVTLLHVERDQEQMSLHSFRVDSTVNAVTVHITGSLSHCFLVDPSGQTQSLLSEQGSLASLEHFNGLYRVRLLSPIQPGQWYLHAQADGHVAFNVIADSSVDFLYYFATVTNETHPGLAKVEGSPLAGVPTLLVLAVTGLSPHDEEVSFSHVTLLGAEGESLKKVLLNSSSSPSVSSSYTAVDLIGWVDSVPRAPFCVRLTGRDGRGNKLERVATEMVQPTRVQIQVLSTPPLVPGHSSTVDLNILNHGPDRLFTLTAEDDAGYLHTKGPHRFHVEAHNLFHSQVGLHTPASAQAGATVTLTLSVHALDSADTNYAVAYLTVVPPDLDTSPPSCSTTRLQSSCSPACNESTWNVSLAVWDRGRSGLAALQLHKGQGTLTLLPLPVGDKPGETHPEQHVRHKATLVERDPPLNVSGWGLGSSEPLWVSYTSSCCSAQAELLVWDTVGNLKRCHLASGQQRQLSDTRTENSGGRHVMPNGFSFLVLILLCCNINTSVPIHQTVFFYDTHLTHQHSNQFMVSSYPLFQDKCSSSF; translated from the exons ATGATGTCACAGGGAGTAAAAAAGAGATTTTGGAAAGACAACGAGAGGATCGCGCACCGGTTTATGTTTGCTTGCCTTCTCCTGGCTTCGCCGTGCACGTGCTTCCTCCCCAACTTTTGGTCGCGGGTGCTGACGCTGTCCTGGGACTCCTACACCCACCAATACATCACTGAGCAGGCCATCCTTAATGTAACCCTGGACACTCTGCAACAGCACCAGGGCCACCGTGCTGAGGAAGAG ACCAGGCTGGGACGAAGCTTCTGGAGGGCCGTGGGGGAAGTGGTTCACTCCAATGCTGAAATGGACTTCCTGAGCTCCACGAGGTCCGACCCCGTGTATCATTTTGATTCTGAGCGTGTTGATAGTGCCGTGGCAATGCTGCGCAGGTTCTGGGCTCAAACTTTGCTTTCAGTGAGGGCCAATGAGTACCAAAGTGCTCTTCACAGCTTGGGACAACTATTTCACTCCCTGCAG GACTTCTACAGTCACAGTAATTGGGTGGAAATGGGTCAGCGGTCCATTTACCTCCACTTGCTACACCCTGAGGAGCCAGCCGTCCCTGTGGCTGAAG ATAACACCCCTACCTGTATGGAGTGCTTCAGCGCTACGTGTCGAGACAACCTTCTCCCGAGACTGACGAGCAGACAGAGGGACGTCCAGCTGCTTACAACTGGCTACTTCAGCACCTTCCCTCCAAAACCTGAAG GAAAATGCAGTCATGGAGGAATGCTGGACAGCAGCCGCTCTATAGGGGCCAAAGGGGGCATCAACAAAGACAGTACATCACCTCTCTTCTCCCCTCATCATTTCCTCCACGTGGAAGCAGCCAAGCTGGCCTCCGACGCCACGCTGACTGTCTTGAGAGATCTGAGGAACACAGTGGGCCACAAAACCTTTCTTAG GCTTTTCAGCGTGAAGCAGGTGCCTGCTCTGGTCTTTGTCATGGACACCACGGGGAGCATGTTTGAGGAAATCACGGCGGCTCGACTGCGGGCTCACGCCATAATCCGGAACCGAGCTGACCTCCCCGGGCAACCTGGAAGTTTCTTGTTGGTACCCTTCCATGACCCCC AAGTTGGCCCGGTATATGAAACGGATGACCCGGACCAGTTTATGGAGCACATGGAGAACCTGATGGCCCTTGGAGGAGGAGATGAACCAGAGATGTGCTTGACAGCCATTcag CTCGCCCTCACTCACAGCCCACCCATGTCGGAGATCTTTGTGTTCACCGATGCCTCTCCCAAGGATGCCCACATGTTTGACGTGGTGAAGGGCCTCACGCTTGCCAAACAGAGCAAG GTGACATTTCTCCTCACAGAAGACCCAAATTACACCATAGCAAGAAAGGGGTCaaagaggagaaagaggagcaGACAACCTTTGCCCCCTGATCGCTTCTCCCTCTATTCTGCGCTGTCATCCTTGTCGGGAGGACTGACGATATTCACCAGCAACTCTGACATCCACAGTGTCTCCTCCATAGTGGAGGACAACACAGCAGCAGCAAAG GTGACTCTCCTCCATGTCGAGAGAGATCAGGAGCAGATGTCCTTGCATTCCTTCAGGGTCGACAGCACCGTTAATGCCGTCACTGTTCACATCACTGGTTCACTGAGCCACTGCTTCCTTGTTGATCCTTCAG GCCAAACTCAGTCTCTTCTGAGTGAGCAAGGCTCTCTCGCTTCTCTGGAGCACTTCAACGGTCTGTATCGTGTTCGTCTTCTGTCTCCTATCCAGCCGGGCCAGTGGTACCTGCATGCCCAGGCCGACGGACATGTCGCGTTCAACGTAATCG CTGATAGCAGTGTGGATTTCCTCTATTATTTTGCCACTGTAACCAATGAGACACACCCTGGATTGGCTAAAGTAGAGGGCAGTCCTTTGGCAG GTGTCCCCACCTTACTTGTGCTGGCTGTGACTGGCCTGTCTCCTCATGACGAAGAGGTCTCCTTCAGTCATGTGACGCTGCTGGGAGCAGAAGGGGAGAGCCTCAAGAAAGTTTTGCTCAACTCCTCCTCTTCGCCCTCCGTGTCGTCAAGCTACACCGCTGTGGATCTGATTGGCTGGGTGGACTCCGTTCCCAGAGCGCCCTTTTGCGTCCGACTCACAGGCCGAGACGGCAGAGGAAATAAACTGGAGAGGGTCGCCACGGAGATGGTGCAGCCCACTCGTGTTCAGATACAG GTCCTATCCACACCCCCTCTGGTACCTGGTCACAGCTCCACTGTGGACTTGAACATTCTGAACCATGGTCCGGACAGACTCTTCACTCTGACAGCTGAGGATGATGCAGGATATCTTCATACGAAAGGACCTCACAG GTTCCATGTTGAAGCCCACAATCTTTTCCATAGTCAGGTGGGACTTCACACGCCTGCCTCAGCTCAGGCTGGAGCTACAGTCACGCTTACACTGTCAGTGCACGCTCTTGACTCTGCAGACACGAACTACGCGGTGGCCTACCTAACAGTGGTCCCACCT GACCTTGACACATCTCCTCCATCCTGCTCGACCACCCGCCTGCAGTCCTCCTGTTCTCCAGCATGCAATGAGTCCACCTGGAACGTGTCACTGGCTGTGTGGGACCGGGGGCGCTCTGGTCTGGCTGCTCTCCAACTACACAAGGGACAAGGCACTTTGACTTTACTCCCACTGCCCGTAGGGGACAAACCGGGTGAGACTCATCCGGAGCAGCATGTCCGACACAAGGCCACATTAGTGGAGAGAGACCCTCCTTTGAACGTGTCCGGGTGGGGGCTGGGTTCATCGGAGCCCCTGTGGGTGAGCTACACTTCCAGCTGTTGCTCGGCCCAGGCTGAGCTGCTGGTGTGGGACACTGTTGGGAACTTGAAGCGCTGCCACCTTGCATCTGGTCAGCAGAGGCAACTGAGTGACACAAGGACAGAAAATAGTGGAGGTAGGCATGTGATGCCCAATGGTTTCTCTTTTTTAGTGTTGATTCTGCTATGCT GCAACATCAACACATCAGTACCAATTCATCAAACAGTTTTCTTTTATGATACACATTTGACACATCAGCATTCCAATCAATTTATGGTATCGAGCTATCCTTTGTTCCAAGACAAATGCTCCTCATCCTTTTGA
- the LOC133156203 gene encoding von Willebrand factor A domain-containing protein 5A-like, whose product MMRCCGLLSVNKEPVPLKAIEVQVEVKDHVATVVSTLHYENKEDKAIEAVFVFPLPADAAVCHFSAKIGQTEIVADVKEKQEAREEYDDALGSGQQAFLLEESEQSPDIFSSSVGSLPPGESASIRLAYVTELAVEADGGLRFCLPVVLNPRYQPRGSEDRGVQVMCHMASQVPYSLTFAARLSSPRQVSKVDSACPLEPLQYLNKEQTKAVVQLAAGHAFGRDIELLIYYKDAHQPVVVVEAGKASAEPGTLMGDAAVMLSVYPEFSQAVMSSLATRGEFVFLLDRSGSMQGPRIGSARDTLLLLLKSLPMGCYFNIYSFGSSFEHIFPKSMEYSEKTLENALKIVKEMQANLGGTEILRPLQHIYSQPCIPNQPRQLFVFTDGEVGNTKDVTSLVKKNSSSHRCFSFGIGEGASTALINGLAKEGGGHAQFIAGTDRMQAKVMQSLQFALQPAVEDISVTWDLPKGVSVTPLSPPLTAIFQGQRSLIYAQLTGESSEETDGCVTVKYSLAGHPFQNKLAFAFHPTEDTGLTIHRLGARTLIRCLESKEPEKDEEVKKKVVNVSVQSGVSSSFTSFIAINKGSSKPIQGPLLQRRVPGIMSRMPMAYCAPRMLPMMDSSLVSDGTGLMGGFKMKKSSAKGRIPKRLVDTGGPDVFSSQEINLGPPIQPPSDTLLQLVSLQKASGYWELNPALATALHKTSKQLEQAKPANVNGNVWATVVALVWLHGFKSDAEVEWKLLARKAVSWLLAQKVPCIAECVTAGNTLLGCNVQKDSLGL is encoded by the exons ATGATGAGATGCTGTGGTCTGCTGAGTGTCAACAAGGAGCCAG TTCCTCTGAAGGCCATTGAAGTACAAGTAGAAGTGAAGGACCACGTGGCCACTGTGGTTTCCACACTGCACTATGAGAACAAGGAGGACAAAGCCATAGAGGCCGTTTTTGTCTTCCCTCTGCCTGCTGATGCTGCTGTCTGCCATTTTAGTGCCAAGATTGGACAAACTGAGATTGTAGCTGATGTAAAGGAGAAACAGGAA GCTCGAGAGGAGTACGACGATGCGTTGGGTTCTGGTCAGCAGGCTTTCCTCCTAGAGGAGAGTGAGCAGAGTCCCGACATTTTTTCTTCGAGTGTGGGAAGTCTCCCTCCAGGAGAGAGCGCCTCCATCAGGCTGGCCTACGTCACTGAGCTGGCTGTGGAGGCCGACGGCGGGTTGCGGTTTTGTCTACCTGTGGTGCTCAACCCTCGCTATCAACCTCGCG GAAGTGAAGACCGCGGCGTCCAGGTGATGTGCCATATGGCCTCTCAAGTGCCATACAGTCTGACCTTCGCTGCCAGGTTGTCGTCACCGCGTCAGGTCTCTAAAGTGGACTCCGCGTGTCCCCTTGAGCCTCTGCAGTATCTCAACAAGGAGCAAACCAAGGCGGTT GTTCAACTGGCTGCAGGACACGCATTTGGCAGGGATATTGAGCTGTTGATTTACTACAAAGATGCTCACCAGCCAGTTGTTGTGGTGGAGGCAGGAAAGGCTTCTGCCGAGCCTG GCACACTTATGGGGGATGCGGCAGTGATGCTGAGCGTTTACCCAGAGTTCTCCCAGGCAGTGATGTCTTCACTCGCCACAAGGGGAGAGTTTGTGTTCTTACTGGACCGATCTGGAAGTATGCAAGGTCCTCGCATCGGCAGTGCCAGG GATACTCTGCTGCTCCTTCTGAAAAGCTTGCCAATGGGCTGCTACTTCAACATTTACAGTTTTGGTTCCTCCTTTGAACACATCTTTCC TAAAAGTATGGAGTACAGTGAGAAGACCTTGGAAAATGCTCTAAAGATTGTCAAGGAGATGCAGGCAAACCTGGGAGGAACAGAGATACTTCGGCCCCTTCAACACATTTACAGTCAGCCCTGCATTCCCAATCAACCACGACAA CTCTTTGTCTTCACTGACGGCGAAGTGGGTAACACCAAAGACGTTACAAGCTTAGTGAAGAAGAATTCCAGTTCCCACAG GTGTTTCTCTTTTGGGATCGGAGAAGGGGCCAGCACCGCTCTCATCAATGGTTTGGCCAAGGAGGGAGGAGGTCACGCTCAATTCATCGCAGGCACTGACAGAATGCAAGCCAAG GTGATGCAATCGCTGCAGTTTGCTTTGCAACCGGCTGTGGAGGACATTTCGGTTACATGGGATTTGCCAAAAGGAGTGTCGGTCACACCTCTGTCTCCGCCTCTCACAGCTATTTTCCAGGGTCAACGCTCTCTCATTTATGCGCAGCTTACTGGAGAG AGTTCGGAGGAAACAGATGGTTGTGTAACTGTGAAGTACAGCTTAGCAGGCCATCCGTTCCAGAACAAGCTTGCCTTCGCTTTCCATCCCACAGAGGACACTGG ATTAACAATCCACAGGCTCGGTGCTCGTACTCTGATTCGTTGTCTGGAGTCCAAGGAACCAGAGAAGGATGAGGAAGTGAAGAAAAAGGTGGTGAATGTCAGCGTTCAATCAGGGGTCagcagctccttcacttccttCATTGCCATCAACAAAGGCAGCAGCAAGCCCATACAGGGACCTCTGCTGCAAAGACGTGTTCCAG GGATCATGTCTCGTATGCCAATGGCATATTGTG ctcCAAGGATGCTTCCAATGATGGATTCTTCTCTTGTCAGTGATG GAACAGGACTTATGGGGGgttttaaaatgaagaaaagCAGTGCAAAGGGTCGCATACCAAAACGCCTGGTTGATACAGGAGGACCAGATGTCTTTTCTTCCCAGGAGATCAATCTTGGCCCTC CTATCCAGCCACCCTCAGACACTTTGCTACAGTTGGTGTCCCTCCAGAAAGCGTCGGGCTACTGGGAGCTCAACCCGGCTCTGGCTACTGCATTGCACAAGACCAGCAAGCAGTTGGAACAGGCCAAGCCGGCAAAT GTGAACGGAAATGTGTGGGCCACCGTTGTGGCTCTGGTTTGGCTTCATGGGTTCAAGTCAGATGCTGAAGTCGAATGGAAGCTTCTTGCTCGTAAGGCTGTGTCATGGCTGCTGGCTCAAAAAG tgCCATGTATTGCAGAGTGTGTCACGGCTGGAAACACTCTATTGGGCTGCAACGTCCAAAAAGACAGCCTCGGTCTTTAA
- the LOC133155418 gene encoding sodium- and chloride-dependent GABA transporter 2-like, with the protein MLSEKRVLKTNQDALEERGHWGTKVEFLLAVAGNIVGLGNVWRFPYLCYKNGGGAFLVPYLVFAVTCGVPLFLMETTTGQHTQTGGITCWRKICPLVEGIGYGGLLIQLYSCTTYIIILAWALFYLVFSFNSPLPWSTCDNYWNTADCVDITTKNLTNHTKGTSATTEFWELLLITLSRRRVLKISGGIEEIGSIRWEVLLCLLAIWVICYFCIWKGVKSTGKVVYFTATFPYVMLLILLIRGLTLPGARQGIEFYLLPELSRLTDPQVWMDAGSQIFFSYSIGGGTQVVLGSSNFRSNNCYKDTFWLCLLNSGTSVVAGFAVFSVLGFMAHEQGVPIAEVAESGPGLAFIAYPQAVAMMPLPQVWAICFFIMLLFLGLDTQFLGMEVVITSFSDIFPRVLRRPGRREGFLLLYCLTCFFLQLVMITEGGMYIFQIFDYYACNGACILFLCVFESLTVGWIFGADRMCGIITDMTGERANPFFKICWRYLTPMVSLGSLIYSLVEYQPLTFNHWYVYPTWAYVLGWMMALSSILMVPGWALYKLNTATGTFSQRLHHLCWPEPPDSSLSLKRDTAPHHGGGSGMILSSELVPF; encoded by the exons ATGTTGAGTGAAAAACGTGTCTTAAAGACAAATCAAGATGCACTTGAGGAGAGAGGACACTGGGGAACCAAGGTGGAGTTTCTTCTGGCAGTTGCCGGGAATATTGTGGGCCTGGGCAATGTGTGGAGGTTTCCCTACTTATGCTACAAAAACGGAGGCG GTGCGTTCCTGGTGCCGTATCTGGTGTTTGCGGTGACGTGTGGTGTACCGCTCTTCCTTATGGAGACCACCACGGGCCAGCACACCCAAACGGGCGGCATCACTTGCTGGAGGAAAATATGCCCGCTGGTTGAAG GTATCGGCTATGGGGGTCTGCTGATCCAGCTGTACAGCTGCACGACCTACATTATTATTCTGGCTTGGGCTCTGTTCTACCTGGTTTTCTCCTTCAACTCTCCACTGCCCTGGAGCACCTGTGATAACTACTGGAACACTG CAGATTGCGTTGATATTACAACGAAGAACCTCACCAACCACACCAAAGGAACCTCAGCAACAACAGAATTCTGGGA GTTGTTGTTGATTACCCTGTCCAGACGTCGCGTGTTGAAAATCTCAGGGGGCATTGAGGAGATTGGCAGCATCAGGTGGGAGGTGCTTCTGTGCCTCCTGGCTATCTGGGTCATTTGTTACTTCTGCATCTGGAAAGGCGTAAAATCAACTGGAAAG GTGGTGTACTTCACGGCCACGTTCCCTTACGTGATGCTCCTCATTCTTTTGATCCGAGGACTCACTCTTCCAGGAGCCAGACAAGGAATCGAGTTCTACCTTCTACCTGAGCTGTCGCGACTCACAGATCCTCAA gtgtGGATGGATGCCGGCTCGCAGATCTTCTTCTCATATAGCATCGGTGGGGGCACCCAGGTAGTACTGGGCAGCTCCAACTTTCGCAGCAACAATTGCTACAA GGACACCTTTTGGCTGTGTTTGCTGAACAGTGGTACCAGTGTGGTGGCAGGTTTTGCTGTCTTCTCTGTGCTGGGGTTCATGGCTCATGAGCAAGGTGTTCCAATCGCAGAGGTAGCTGAGTCAG GTCCAGGCCTGGCGTTCATTGCATACCCTCAAGCGGTGGCCATGATGCCGCTGCCTCAAGTGTGGGCCATCTGCTTCTTCATCATGCTCCTCTTCCTTGGCCTGGACACACAG TTTCTCGGCATGGAGGTGGTGATCACATCCTTCTCAGACATATTTCCCAGAGTATTACGTCGACCGGGCAGACGGGAAGGTTTCCTCCTGCTCTACTGCCTCACGTGTTTCTTCTTGCAGCTTGTCATGATCACTGAG GGAGGAATGTACATCTTCCAAATTTTCGACTACTACGCTTGCAATGGAGCCTGCATCCTCTTTCTCTGTGTGTTTGAGAGCTTGACAGTGGGCTGGATATTTG GAGCAGACCGGATGTGTGGCATTATCACAGACATGACTGGCGAGCGTGCCAACCCGTTCTTCAAAATCTGCTGGCGCTACTTGACCCCCATGGTTTCTCTG ggctCTTTGATATATTCTCTAGTTGAATACCAGCCACTGACATTCAACCACTGGTATGTGTACCCCACCTGGGCTTACGTATTAGGCTGGATGATGGCCCTTTCCTCCATCCTAATGGTGCCGGGCTGGGCGCTGTACAAACTGAACACTGCCACCGGAACCTTCAGTCAG CGTCTCCATCACCTGTGCTGGCCTGAGCCACCTGACTCCTCACTGTCCCTAAAGAGAGACACAGCACCACATCACGGAGGAGGATCTGGAATGATTCTGAGCTCGGAGCTTGTACCTTTTTGA